The following coding sequences lie in one Bacteroidales bacterium genomic window:
- a CDS encoding PAS domain-containing sensor histidine kinase encodes MNPIKKKKLEDQVALMKINDLPLGVYIVADDGEYIGENKKLKRILRLNESEPITIYSTDLFKDKEQRKEILEKAKALNGNQWVENELLHLNNQGDFWVKDYFKPIKDVDTGELLGYAGFIIDYTEEYKNKQLIENIPLGTYAVDKNDKIVKVNSALCNMLGYSSNELVGENVNIVYPNKHDDYNIKQEIIEKGNINEKIFELAKKNGESIYAKLSAIALFSETSEYLGREGIIRDVNTEWRYNTLLEYEPVGFYMVKEEKGISVVNHCNLQFAKIFGYDSTSEIIGSRALDFFSDGDEYQKYLDAIKQKDNIDQPLVAYIFNGRKKCNDLFKVEISSRLIHDQDNKIIGRVGVIIDKTEAIANSEKILELTADIGRVLHIYTSTLLFLKLSTESILQGFAETIKSKVKNIDAEELNNLSIFPLNEFKGGLKEVIEHLVKIEKNPDKEILLRNCSRLFEVAENIANIQESGFKIPILRDTAVEVLTLLGGGSANILNSSIKEILQKTSNEILKLCSCISLFGMQNSIAEMHYQVHSLREYVTSGIREPENAKTISAYSLISESIKNHDEFANQSGVEIRRDKENSFCNVEVVERDMVRAISNIIHNAIKYSWGKRENKPFIRIFTTRKEGMLYINIENRGVPIRKEEIESGLIFQIGYRGTYSGDRGRMGTGIGLSDARNVVLEHKGVIMVESIPQFVNEYAYNQPFITTVAIGLPIKSK; translated from the coding sequence ATGAATCCTATTAAGAAGAAAAAACTTGAAGATCAAGTAGCCTTAATGAAAATCAATGATTTGCCGTTAGGTGTTTATATTGTTGCAGATGATGGTGAATATATAGGAGAAAATAAAAAATTAAAAAGAATATTACGACTAAATGAAAGTGAGCCAATTACTATATATAGCACTGATCTATTTAAGGATAAAGAACAGAGAAAAGAAATTCTAGAAAAAGCGAAGGCTCTTAATGGGAATCAATGGGTTGAAAATGAACTGCTGCACTTAAACAATCAAGGGGATTTTTGGGTAAAAGATTATTTTAAGCCAATAAAAGATGTTGATACTGGTGAACTGTTAGGATATGCAGGATTTATAATTGATTATACCGAAGAATACAAAAATAAACAGCTAATTGAGAATATTCCATTGGGTACTTATGCTGTTGATAAAAATGATAAGATTGTTAAAGTAAATAGTGCTTTATGTAATATGCTAGGATATTCATCGAATGAGTTAGTGGGAGAAAACGTAAATATAGTTTACCCTAATAAACATGATGATTATAATATTAAACAAGAGATTATTGAAAAAGGTAATATTAATGAAAAGATATTTGAATTAGCAAAAAAGAATGGAGAATCTATTTATGCAAAATTAAGTGCAATTGCCCTCTTCTCTGAAACTAGTGAATACCTTGGAAGAGAGGGTATAATTAGGGATGTAAACACCGAGTGGCGGTATAATACATTACTTGAATATGAACCAGTCGGTTTTTATATGGTAAAAGAGGAAAAGGGGATCAGTGTTGTAAATCATTGTAACTTACAGTTCGCAAAAATATTTGGATATGATAGTACAAGTGAAATCATTGGAAGCAGGGCTCTGGATTTCTTTTCGGATGGAGATGAATATCAAAAATATTTAGATGCTATTAAACAGAAAGATAATATTGATCAACCTTTGGTGGCATATATTTTCAACGGTAGGAAAAAATGTAACGATTTATTTAAAGTTGAAATTAGTAGTAGGTTAATTCATGATCAGGATAATAAAATTATTGGAAGGGTTGGTGTAATAATTGATAAAACCGAAGCAATTGCAAATAGTGAAAAAATCTTGGAACTTACTGCTGATATTGGCAGAGTACTTCATATTTACACCTCCACATTACTTTTTCTGAAGTTATCAACTGAGAGTATATTACAAGGATTTGCTGAAACAATTAAGTCCAAAGTAAAGAACATCGATGCAGAAGAGTTAAATAATTTGTCAATATTTCCTTTGAATGAATTTAAAGGAGGCTTAAAAGAAGTTATTGAGCACCTAGTGAAAATTGAAAAAAATCCAGATAAAGAAATCCTTCTACGTAATTGTTCGAGACTATTCGAAGTGGCTGAGAATATTGCCAATATTCAAGAATCAGGGTTCAAGATTCCAATTTTAAGGGATACGGCCGTTGAAGTGTTGACCTTACTAGGGGGTGGTTCTGCAAATATTCTAAATAGTAGCATTAAAGAAATATTACAAAAAACTTCAAATGAAATTCTAAAATTATGCAGCTGTATATCGCTTTTTGGTATGCAAAATTCAATTGCAGAAATGCATTATCAAGTTCACTCACTACGAGAATATGTAACTTCTGGTATAAGAGAACCTGAAAATGCTAAAACTATTTCTGCTTATTCTTTAATATCTGAATCAATAAAAAATCACGATGAATTTGCCAACCAAAGTGGAGTGGAAATTAGAAGAGATAAAGAAAATTCATTTTGTAATGTCGAAGTAGTAGAAAGGGATATGGTGCGAGCAATAAGTAATATTATCCACAATGCTATTAAATATTCATGGGGGAAAAGAGAGAACAAACCCTTTATTAGGATTTTTACAACAAGAAAGGAGGGAATGCTTTACATTAATATCGAAAATCGTGGTGTACCAATTAGAAAAGAAGAAATTGAAAGTGGTCTTATTTTCCAGATTGGTTACAGGGGAACTTATTCAGGTGATAGGGGAAGAATGGGTACTGGTATAGGACTATCAGACGCCCGTAACGTAGTATTAGAGCATAAGGGTGTGATTATGGTTGAAAGTATCCCGCAATTTGTTAATGAATATGCATATAATCAACCATTTATAACAACAGTAGCCATTGGATTACCCATTAAAAGCAAATAA